The Calditrichota bacterium sequence TGGGCGTGGCCTGGCTTCTGTCCACGCAGCGTCGCCGCATCAACTGGCGAGTGGTCCTCTGGGGAACCGGGCTGCAGCTCCTTTTTGCGCTCTTCATCTTTCGGGTCCCGGTGGGGGCGAAACTCTTTCTGCTCATCAACGACGTGGTCGTAAAGGTCCTTGACAGCGCCTCTGCGGGCACGAGGTTTCTGTTCGGCCGTTTGGCCCTACCTCCCGGAACAACGGACGCGGCCGGCGAGACGTCGTTGGGTTTTTTCCTTGCTTTTCAAGCGCTCCCCACCATCGTCTTTTTCGCCGCCCTGGTTGGCGCTCTCTACTACTTGGGCGTCATGCCCTGGCTAATCCGCGGCTTTGCCTCGCTGTTCACCAGGTTAATGCGCATCAGCGGTGCCGAGTCATTGTGCGCCGCCAGCAACATCTTCGTGGGCATCGAGTCAGCGCTCACCGTCCGCCCCTACTTGGACGGCATGACTCGCTCAGAGCTTTGCACCATCCTCACCGCGGGCATGGCCACCATTGCCTCCAGCGTGATGGCGCTCTACGTGTTCGTACTGCAGCGCCACTTCCCGACAATCGCTGGGCACCTGGTCTCGGCCTCGATCATCTCCGCCCCTGCCGCTGTGGTGATGGCAAAGTTGATGGTCCCGGAGACCGAGCACCCGGCAACCTTGGGTGTGTCCGTGCGGCCGCACTATGAGCGTGAGCACAACATCATCGAAGCCATCATCAACGGGGCTAACAGCGGCGTACGTCTGGTGGTGGGGATTGCCGCGCTCCTGCTGGCATTTCTGGGCCTTATCGCCCTTGTCGACTTAGTGCTCGGTCAGTTGGGGCAGTGGGCCAGCCAGCTCTTCGGCACGAAGGTTGACCTGTCCTTGCGGAGTCTCCTGAGCTTGGTCTCCTACCCTTTCACCTTGGTGGTGGGCGTGCCGCCGCGGGACGCCTGGGCGGTGGCTCGTCTCATCGGCGAGCGGACCGTGGCCACCGAGGTCCAGTCCTATCAAGACCTGGCCGGCATGTTGGCCGCGGGTGCCTTGCATGAACCGCGTTCTGCGGTGGTAGCTGCCTATGCTCTTTGCGGCTTTGCCCACGTGGCCTCATTGGCCATTTTTGTCGGAGGCATCGCGGCTTTAGCGCCGCGTCGCACTGCGGAACTCTCGTCGCTGGGTCTCCGCGCCCTGGTCGCCGCCACCTTGGCCTGCCTGATGACCGCGGCCGTGGCGGGCACCTTCTTGGGCAGA is a genomic window containing:
- a CDS encoding nucleoside transporter — encoded protein: MSPYNLVSFCGIFVLMGVAWLLSTQRRRINWRVVLWGTGLQLLFALFIFRVPVGAKLFLLINDVVVKVLDSASAGTRFLFGRLALPPGTTDAAGETSLGFFLAFQALPTIVFFAALVGALYYLGVMPWLIRGFASLFTRLMRISGAESLCAASNIFVGIESALTVRPYLDGMTRSELCTILTAGMATIASSVMALYVFVLQRHFPTIAGHLVSASIISAPAAVVMAKLMVPETEHPATLGVSVRPHYEREHNIIEAIINGANSGVRLVVGIAALLLAFLGLIALVDLVLGQLGQWASQLFGTKVDLSLRSLLSLVSYPFTLVVGVPPRDAWAVARLIGERTVATEVQSYQDLAGMLAAGALHEPRSAVVAAYALCGFAHVASLAIFVGGIAALAPRRTAELSSLGLRALVAATLACLMTAAVAGTFLGRTVILTGVGH